The sequence CCGGCGCAGCGACAGCCGGGTCCGGATCGAGGTCGACGGCGTCGTGGTGGCCGACTCGGCCGCGCCCCGGCTGCTGTTCGAAACCGGCATCACCACCCGCTACTACCTGCCGCGCGAAGACGTCCGGATGGAGCTGCTCACGCCGTCGGACACCCGCACGACGTGTGCCTACAAAGGACACGCGAGCTACTGGTCGGTGGGCGCGCACCCCGATCTCGCGTGGACGTACGACGAACCGCTGTCCGACGCGCGGGACGTCGCCGGATACATCGCCTTCCTGACCGAACGCGTCGACGTCTTCGTGGACGGGGAGCGCCAGCCGCGGCCGGTCACGCCCTGGTCGTAGCACCGGGTTGCCCGGACGACCGCTACGCGCGGACGGGCAGGACCACCGCCGACCCGGGATGGACCTCTTGGTCGGCGGCGCGCAGGGTGACCGCGGTGGCGTGCGGCTCGCCGGTACCCGGATTCCTGGCGTAGCGCGGGAAAGCGCCGCTGGAGACCTGGACGCGGATGCGGTGCCCGCGCCGGAACCGGTGCGCGGTCGGCCACAGCGTGACCCGGACGGTGGCGAGTTCGTCCGCGTTCGTCAAGCTGGCGAGGCCGTCGCAGACATTCGTCGAGCGGCCCTCCGGGTCGACGTCGCAAAGCCGGACGAAGACGTCGGCGAACCGCAGGCTGGAGCGGAACCGGATCTCCGCGCTCACCTCGCCGACGATTTCCACGTCTTCGCCGAGCACGGCCGTGGTGTAGGTGAGGACGTCGGCGCGGGCTTCCAGCGCCGCGTTGTCGACCCGGCCCGCGTCGGGGGCCATGCGCACGCCACCGGCCGCCGGCGTCGGGTCCGCCGGGTCGTAGCGGTAGCGGTCCGGCGCGGACCCGACCGGCTCCCCGGTCGACAGCGTGCCACCGGGCTGGAGGTGGAAGCGTTGCGGCGCATAGCCTTCCGGCGGCCACGACGCGAAGTCGCGCCAGGCTTCCTCGCCCATGACGTACAGCCGGACCGGCGCCCGCTCCGGCGGTTCCTCGCCGCGGGCGTGCGCGAGCCCGAACTCGAGGGTTTCCCGCAGGGCGAGGCCCGCGCCGCTGAGCAGGTCGTCGCGGCCGGCGTGGGTCCACGGCCCGACGGTGAGCCGCGGCCGACGTCCCGCGTCCTGCAGGGTCCGGAAGTCGCGGAGCTGGCCCGGCAGGAAGATGTCGTACCAGCCGCCGACCGAGCTGACCGGCACGGTGACGCCGGCGACGCGGGACCGGTGGTCGGCCGCGGCCCAGTGCGGGTCGTGCTCCGGGCGGGTGAGGATGTCCTGGATGTAGTCGGAGCGGTGGCCGATGGCGACGACGTCGGCCTGCGCGAGCGGGAGCGTGGTCAGCGCCCGCTCGAGCTTCTTGGTCTGGGCGCGCTGCCGCAGCAGCGCGAAACGGCGCTCCTGGACCGCGACCTGGACGCCCCAGCCGAACGGCGTCTCCAGCGAAAAGCCGTCTTCGCGCAGGAATTCCAGCGTCAGCCCGGATTCGGTGACGTGCGGGATCATCGCCTTCACCTGCGGTGGCAGGCGATCGGCGACGGCCCACTGCACGTACCCCAGGTAGCTGGCGCCGGTGAGCACGAGGGCGTCGCCGAACCACGGCTGCGCGATCACCCAGTCCAGCGTCGCCAGGCCGTCTTCGCGTTCCTGGCGCAGCGGGTCGAAGACGCCGCCGGACCCGAAGCCGCCGCGGGTGCTCTGCACGAGCACCTGGAAGCCGCGTTCCGCCAGCGGCCGGGCCAGAAGCGAGCCGAACACGCCCCGCCGTCCGTACGGCGTGCGCAGCAACGCGGTCGGCAGCCCGGTGCCCGTGCGCGGTGCCCACCGGTCGGCGAGCAGCTCGGCGCCGTCGGGCATCGGGACGCGCAGGTCCCGCTGGACGACGACATCCCGGGTCGCCGGGGCGGGCAGCTTCAGCAGGCGTTCGACGAGCAGGCTGATCGGCTTCACCGGGACTCCTTCGTGAGCAGCTCTGTCACGACCGCGCGCACCCGCTCCAGGCGGTCGGTGAACCCGGCGGCGTCGAGCGGCTCCGGCCCCTCGACGACCCAGGTGTTGACGACGGCGGCGGCGCCGCCGGTCAGGAAGACGGCCAGGTCTTCGACGCCCTGCGCGTCGAGCCGGTCGCCGAGCACCCGGCCGATGTGCTGCCGGTTGAGCGGCAGGAACACGCTGGTCAGCGCTTTGTTGAGGGCGAACGCGGCGGGGCCGGTGAGCAGGGCCCGGTAGAACCGCCGGTGCGCGGCGAAGTGCCCGGCGAGGGCGAGCAGGGCCGCGCGTTCGTCGGCTTCGGGCGGGCCGTCCAGGAGTTCGCGCCGCACGAGGTCGAGCGCGGCTTCGAGGACGAGCGCGTCCCGGTCGCCGAACTGCTGGTAGAGCACCTGGCGGCTGACGTCGGCGGCGTCGGCGATGTCGGACACCGGCACGGCGGCCGTCCCCCGCTCGCTGACGAGGTCGACGGCGGCCCGCATCAGCGCGGTCCGCGACCGGCGCACCCGCCGGTCCTTGGCGGGCGCTTCCGTTGTCCAGTCGGCTGACATGTGTTCGATAATGAACAGGTGTCCAGAAAAAGGCAAGCGTGCGAGCATGCACCCATGTCTTCGATCATGCGGGCGTTCGTGCTCACCGGGCCGCGGGAGTACGGCGTGCAGGAGGTGCCCGCGCCGGTGGCGGTGCCGGGTGAGGTCGTCGTCGACGTCGAACGGGCCGGCGTGTGCGGCACCGACGTCGAGTTCTTCACCGGCGAGATGCCCTACCTGCACGACGGTCACGCGGCCTACCCGATGCGGCTCGGGCACGAGTGGGCGGGCACGGTCTCGGCGGTCGGGGACGGCGTCGACCCCGCGTGGCTCGGCCGCCGGGTCATGGGCGACACGATGCTCGGCGACCGGACGTGCCGCCGCTGCCGGAAAGGCCACCAGCACACGTGCGACCAGCGCGAGGAGGTCGGCATCCGCGGCGGCCGGCCCGGGGCGCTCGCGGAGAAGCTCGCCGTCCCGGCGTGGTCCCTGCACGCGTTGCCCGAGACGGTCGACGCCGTCCTCGGCGCCCTGGTCGAACCGGGCGGCAACGCCCTGCGCGCGGCGCGGGCTTCCGGCGCCGGGCCGGGGGACCGGGCGCTCGTGCTCGGGCCGGGGACGATCGGGCTGCTGACGGCGATGTTCCTGCGGGCCGCGGGTGCCGAGGTGCACCTGATGGGCGTGGCCGACCTGGACTTCGCCCGGAGCCTGGGGTTCGCCGGCGTCTGGACCCGCGACACGCTGCCGGACCTGCCCTTCGACGCGGTCGTCGACGCCACCGGTGCGGCCGGGGCGCCCGCGCTCGCCGTGGACCTCGTGGAGCCCGCCGGGCGGGTGGTCTGCATCGGGCTGTCGGGCGACCCCAGCCGGGTGGACACGCGTGCGCTGGTGTTCAAGGACGTGACGGCCGTCGGCGTGCTCTCGGCGTCCCCGGGCCTGGCCGAGGCGATCGAGGCGTACGCGAGCGGCGCGGTCGACCCGCGGCCGCTGGTGGGGGCGACCGTCGGCCTCGACGGGGTGGGTGCGGTGCTGGCGGGGGAGCGGCCCGGCGGCGCCGGCCCGAAGGTGCACATCGACCCGCGGCGCTAGTGTTGCGCCTCGCAAGTGGTTCGACGCACGGGACGGGCCCGGGTGCTGAAACGCCGGCCTGCCTCGGCCAGGCTCGGCAACTCCTGGCCGAAGGTCTTGAATGAGTCATTCAGGACCTCCGAAGACCTGAATGAGTCATTCAAGACGTTGGCACTCGCCGCTGCCCCGTCAACGAACCTCGGACCCGCGCCGCTAGCTCCTCGGCGACGCGAGGGTCGTGGGCCGGGAGCGGCCGCGCAGCACCACTTCCTCCTTCACCACCCACTGGGCCGCCTCGGTTTCCGTGGCGGACTCGACCGCCGTCCAGGAGGCGAGGAGGCGGGCGGGGGCGTTCTTCGCCAGCTCCGTCAGCCGGGCGGCTTCGTTGACCGGGTCGCCGATCACCGTGTACTCGAAGCGGCGCGGGTCGCCGACGTTGCCCGCGACCGCGTCGCCGGTCGCCACGCCGATGCCGGCCGGGCCGTCCGGGACCTCCGCGGCCAGGCGGCGGGCGATCGCGCGGCCGGCGGCCAGCGCGCACGTCGCGTGGTCGCCGAGCGGGGCGGGGGCGCCGAAGACCGCCAGCGCGGCGTCGCCGACGAACTTGTTGAGCAGGCCGTGGTGCCGGTCGACCTCGTCGACGACCACGGTGAAGAACCGGTTGAGCAGGTCGACGACCTCCTCCGGCGGGCGGCTCGCGGCCAGCGCCGTCGACCCGACGAGGTCGACGAACAGCACCGACACCGTCCGGACCGTGCCGCCCAGCTCGGTGGCCGTCCGCATGGCCGCGACCGCGACCTCGTGCCCGACGTGCCTGCCGAACAGGTCGCGCAGCCGCTCGCGCTCGGCCAGCCCGGCCGCCATCCCGTTGAACCCCGCCTGCAGCAGGCCGAGCTCGCTGCCGTCGTAGACCGGGATCTCCACGGCGAAGTCGCCCGCCCGGACGCGGCCCAGCGCGTTCTGGACGGAGGTGATCGGGTTGACCACCGCGCGGGCGGTGAACACCGTGACCAGCAGGCCGAAGCACAGCACGACCAGGCCGAGGGCGATCACCGACACCGCGAGCTTCGTGGTCGACACGTCGCCGCGGACCCACGCCAGCACCGCGGTGACCACCAGCCCGGCCACCGGCACCCCGGTGCCCAGGCACCAGAACAGCAGCATCCGCAGGTTGACGCCGCCGGTGACCGGGCGCGGCGGCGTCGTGCCCGCCAGCGCCAGCGCCGCGTACGGCCGCAGCGCGAATTCGCCGAACAGGTAGGCGATCGCGCAGACGACGACGGCGGCGAACGCCACGACCAGCAGCTCGGTCAGCACGACGGCCGGCTGCACGAGCGCCGCGAGGCCGCCGAAGACCAGCGTCGCGAGACCCCACAGCACGGCCTGGACCACGGTGAGCCGCAGCGGGACGCGCAGGCTCGCGGTGCGTTCGGCGTCGGTGGGCCGGCGTCCCTCGGCCGCCCAGCGCAGCGTCCGCAGCGCGCCGCCGGTGCCCCACAGCGTGCCGACGACGACCGCCGAAACGACGTACACGGGTACCGCGATCGCCGTCACCCGGACGAGGTCGCCGGACATCCCGGGCGCCGGCATGAGCAGCGCCGCCAGTCCGACCACGACCAGCGCGCCGATGACGTTGGTGGCGATCAACGCGGCCGTGAGCAGCCGCTGGACCCGCCGTCGCAGCGCGGGGACGTTCTGGTCGAGCGGGCCGAGCAGCCCCGAGCCGTACGGCAGCGGTTTCAC is a genomic window of Amycolatopsis lexingtonensis containing:
- a CDS encoding CocE/NonD family hydrolase; its protein translation is MKPISLLVERLLKLPAPATRDVVVQRDLRVPMPDGAELLADRWAPRTGTGLPTALLRTPYGRRGVFGSLLARPLAERGFQVLVQSTRGGFGSGGVFDPLRQEREDGLATLDWVIAQPWFGDALVLTGASYLGYVQWAVADRLPPQVKAMIPHVTESGLTLEFLREDGFSLETPFGWGVQVAVQERRFALLRQRAQTKKLERALTTLPLAQADVVAIGHRSDYIQDILTRPEHDPHWAAADHRSRVAGVTVPVSSVGGWYDIFLPGQLRDFRTLQDAGRRPRLTVGPWTHAGRDDLLSGAGLALRETLEFGLAHARGEEPPERAPVRLYVMGEEAWRDFASWPPEGYAPQRFHLQPGGTLSTGEPVGSAPDRYRYDPADPTPAAGGVRMAPDAGRVDNAALEARADVLTYTTAVLGEDVEIVGEVSAEIRFRSSLRFADVFVRLCDVDPEGRSTNVCDGLASLTNADELATVRVTLWPTAHRFRRGHRIRVQVSSGAFPRYARNPGTGEPHATAVTLRAADQEVHPGSAVVLPVRA
- a CDS encoding TetR/AcrR family transcriptional regulator; translation: MSADWTTEAPAKDRRVRRSRTALMRAAVDLVSERGTAAVPVSDIADAADVSRQVLYQQFGDRDALVLEAALDLVRRELLDGPPEADERAALLALAGHFAAHRRFYRALLTGPAAFALNKALTSVFLPLNRQHIGRVLGDRLDAQGVEDLAVFLTGGAAAVVNTWVVEGPEPLDAAGFTDRLERVRAVVTELLTKESR
- a CDS encoding zinc-dependent alcohol dehydrogenase, whose translation is MSSIMRAFVLTGPREYGVQEVPAPVAVPGEVVVDVERAGVCGTDVEFFTGEMPYLHDGHAAYPMRLGHEWAGTVSAVGDGVDPAWLGRRVMGDTMLGDRTCRRCRKGHQHTCDQREEVGIRGGRPGALAEKLAVPAWSLHALPETVDAVLGALVEPGGNALRAARASGAGPGDRALVLGPGTIGLLTAMFLRAAGAEVHLMGVADLDFARSLGFAGVWTRDTLPDLPFDAVVDATGAAGAPALAVDLVEPAGRVVCIGLSGDPSRVDTRALVFKDVTAVGVLSASPGLAEAIEAYASGAVDPRPLVGATVGLDGVGAVLAGERPGGAGPKVHIDPRR
- a CDS encoding adenylate/guanylate cyclase domain-containing protein, with protein sequence MKPLPYGSGLLGPLDQNVPALRRRVQRLLTAALIATNVIGALVVVGLAALLMPAPGMSGDLVRVTAIAVPVYVVSAVVVGTLWGTGGALRTLRWAAEGRRPTDAERTASLRVPLRLTVVQAVLWGLATLVFGGLAALVQPAVVLTELLVVAFAAVVVCAIAYLFGEFALRPYAALALAGTTPPRPVTGGVNLRMLLFWCLGTGVPVAGLVVTAVLAWVRGDVSTTKLAVSVIALGLVVLCFGLLVTVFTARAVVNPITSVQNALGRVRAGDFAVEIPVYDGSELGLLQAGFNGMAAGLAERERLRDLFGRHVGHEVAVAAMRTATELGGTVRTVSVLFVDLVGSTALAASRPPEEVVDLLNRFFTVVVDEVDRHHGLLNKFVGDAALAVFGAPAPLGDHATCALAAGRAIARRLAAEVPDGPAGIGVATGDAVAGNVGDPRRFEYTVIGDPVNEAARLTELAKNAPARLLASWTAVESATETEAAQWVVKEEVVLRGRSRPTTLASPRS